One Archocentrus centrarchus isolate MPI-CPG fArcCen1 chromosome 14, fArcCen1, whole genome shotgun sequence DNA window includes the following coding sequences:
- the jam3b gene encoding junctional adhesion molecule 3B — protein sequence MTMTPMSTSPRSVKTSPASVDVSWYCYLSVLAVVLNTNNASPWTNEFDKIELSCLIESISTTNPRIEWKKITSEGPSYVYFDKKISGDLENRAVIREPATLLITNATRSDTAKYRCEVTAADDQKSFDEIVIDLVVRVKPVVPKCSVPKSVPFGKSAELSCVEEEGFPKSQYKWFKNKEELPDDPKTSLKFFNSSYTLSAETGTLKFIAVRKEDAGEYFCRAQNDAGSTQCAAQHMEVYDIDIVGIILGVLVVVVVLLCITVGICCAYKQGYFSSQKQTGNNYKVPAKGDGVDYVRTEDEGDFRHKSSFVI from the exons ATGACCATGACACccatgagt ACCTCCCCGAGGAGTGTGAAAACAAGCCCGGCATCAGTGGATGTCAGCTGGTATT GCTACTTGAGCGTGTTAGCAGTGGTACTGAATACAAATAATGCCTCACCATGGACGAATGAGTTTGACA AAATTGAGCTATCATGTCTGATTGAGTCAATTTCTACAACCAACCCCAGAATTGAATGGAAGAAAATAACAAGTGAGGGGCCAAGCTATGTGTACTTTGACAAGAAGATCTCAG GCGACCTTGAGAACAGAGCAGTGATCAGAGAACCTGCCACGTTACTGATAACCAATGCCACAAGATCGGACACGGCCAAGTATCGATGTGAGGTCACTGCTGCAGACGACCAGAAATCCTTTGATGAGATTGTGATTGACCTGGTTGTAAGAG TGAAGCCAGTTGTGCCAAAATGCAGTGTCCCAAAATCGGTGCCCTTTGGGAAGTCGGCTGAGCTGAGCTGTGTGGAGGAGGAGGGCTTCCCCAAGTCTCAGTATAAGTGGTTTAAGAACAAGGAGGAGCTGCCTGATGACCCAAAGACCAGCCTCAAGTTCTTCAACTCCTCATACACGCTCAGCGCAGAAACAGGAACTCTG AAGTTCATCGCAGTCAGGAAAGAAGATGCGGGCGAGTACTTTTGCCGAGCACAGAATGATGCAGGATCTACTCAGTGTGCAGCCCAGCACATGGAAGTGT ATGATATTGACATTGTGGGGATCATCCTGGGAGTGCTGGTGGTGGTCGTTGTACTCTTATGTATAACGGTGGGAATCTGCTGTGCTTACAAACAAGGCTACTTCTCCAGCCAGAAGCAGACGGGGAACAA ttACAAAGTTCCAGCTAAAGGAGATGGAGTGGACTACGTCAGGACGGAGGATGAG GGGGATTTCCGACACAAGTCGTCATTTGTGATCTAA
- the vps26bl gene encoding vacuolar protein sorting-associated protein 26B-like isoform X1, which yields MSFFGFGQSADIDIVLNDGETRKKAEHRSEDGRKDKYFLFYDGETVSGKVNVTLKYPGKRLEHNGIKIEFIGQIEMYYDRGNHHEFVSLVKDLARPGELTQSQTFDFEFTHVEKPYESYTGQNVKLRYFLRATVGRRLNDISKELDIVVHTLSTYPEMNSSIKMEVGIEDCLHIEFEYNKSKYHLKDVIVGKIYFLLVRIKIKHMEIDIIKRETTGTGPNVYHENDTIAKYEIMDGAPVRGESIPIRLFLAGYELTPTMRDINKKFSVRYYLNLVLIDEEERRYFKQQEITLWRKGDIVRKSMSHQAAIASQRFEGGSNPEKSYSQNTEEDAS from the exons ATGAGCTTCTTTGGGTTTGGTCAGAGTGCGGACATAGACATAGTTCTGAATGATGGCGAAACGAGGAAAAAAGCTGAGCACAGAAGCGAAGACGGCAGAAAGgacaaatattttcttttctacGACGGGGAGACGGTGTCGGGAAAAGTCAACGTTACGCTCAAATACCCTGGAAAGAGGCTGGAGCACAACGGCATCAAGATCGAGTTTATCGGTCAGATAG AGATGTACTATGACAGAGGAAACCACCACGAGTTTGTGTCTCTGGTGAAAGACTTGGCTCGACCCGGGGAGCTCACGCAGTCCCAGACGTTTGACTTTGAGTTCACACATGTGGAGAAACCCTACGAATCGTACACTGGTCAGAATGTCAAGTTACG CTACTTCCTCAGGGCGACAGTTGGCCGGAGACTCAACGACATCAGCAAAGAGCTCGACATTGTGGTTCACACGCTCAGCACCTACCCTGAGATGAACTCCTCCATCAAGATGGAAGTGGGCATTGAGGACTGTCTGCACATAGAGTTTGAGTACAATAAGTCCAA GTATCACCTAAAAGATGTGATAGTAGGGAAGATATACTTCCTGCTAGTGAGGATTAAGATCAAACATATGGAGATTGACATAATCAAGCGGGAGACAACTGGAACAGGCCCCAACGTTTACCATGAGAATGACACCATAGCCAAGTATGAAATAATGGATGGTGCACCTGTCAGAG GCGAGTCCATCCCCATCAGGCTGTTTCTGGCAGGCTACGAGTTGACGCCCACAATGAGGGACATTAACAAGAAGTTCTCTGTGCGGTACTACCTCAATCTGGTACTCATAGATGAAGAGGAAAGACGCTATTTCAAACAGCAG GAGATCACTTTGTGGAGGAAAGGCGACATCGTGAGGAAGAGCATGTCTCATCAAGCTGCCATTGCCTCCCAGCGCTTTGAAGGTGGCTCCAACCCAGAGAAGTCCTACAGCCAGAACACCGAGGAAGACGCCAGCTAA
- the vps26bl gene encoding vacuolar protein sorting-associated protein 26B-like isoform X2 — MSFFGFGQSADIDIVLNDGETRKKAEHRSEDGRKDKYFLFYDGETVSGKVNVTLKYPGKRLEHNGIKIEFIGQIEMYYDRGNHHEFVSLVKDLARPGELTQSQTFDFEFTHVEKPYESYTGQNVKLRYFLRATVGRRLNDISKELDIVVHTLSTYPEMNSSIKMEVGIEDCLHIEFEYNKSKYHLKDVIVGKIYFLLVRIKIKHMEIDIIKRETTGTGPNVYHENDTIAKYEIMDGAPVRGESIPIRLFLAGYELTPTMRDLCFKLLTLLEN, encoded by the exons ATGAGCTTCTTTGGGTTTGGTCAGAGTGCGGACATAGACATAGTTCTGAATGATGGCGAAACGAGGAAAAAAGCTGAGCACAGAAGCGAAGACGGCAGAAAGgacaaatattttcttttctacGACGGGGAGACGGTGTCGGGAAAAGTCAACGTTACGCTCAAATACCCTGGAAAGAGGCTGGAGCACAACGGCATCAAGATCGAGTTTATCGGTCAGATAG AGATGTACTATGACAGAGGAAACCACCACGAGTTTGTGTCTCTGGTGAAAGACTTGGCTCGACCCGGGGAGCTCACGCAGTCCCAGACGTTTGACTTTGAGTTCACACATGTGGAGAAACCCTACGAATCGTACACTGGTCAGAATGTCAAGTTACG CTACTTCCTCAGGGCGACAGTTGGCCGGAGACTCAACGACATCAGCAAAGAGCTCGACATTGTGGTTCACACGCTCAGCACCTACCCTGAGATGAACTCCTCCATCAAGATGGAAGTGGGCATTGAGGACTGTCTGCACATAGAGTTTGAGTACAATAAGTCCAA GTATCACCTAAAAGATGTGATAGTAGGGAAGATATACTTCCTGCTAGTGAGGATTAAGATCAAACATATGGAGATTGACATAATCAAGCGGGAGACAACTGGAACAGGCCCCAACGTTTACCATGAGAATGACACCATAGCCAAGTATGAAATAATGGATGGTGCACCTGTCAGAG GCGAGTCCATCCCCATCAGGCTGTTTCTGGCAGGCTACGAGTTGACGCCCACAATGAGGGAC